From the genome of Canis lupus familiaris isolate Mischka breed German Shepherd chromosome 8, alternate assembly UU_Cfam_GSD_1.0, whole genome shotgun sequence, one region includes:
- the LOC102153127 gene encoding basic proline-rich protein-like isoform X8, translating to MAALRHSRPRCIRAALSSGFQKRQRNAFRRFKANHRKNHMDLIEGIWREFLDPYDGDSDDPPRHPASGFSDCPRGAVSRPGSPRALRSGGPGGTSSEEPPASKPPGRPSRGPAPLEADDVDMQPAEAGSPQARGRAARRSGSPDEDCGMWEDRWPRAPGPLLPAAGPPEPGRHAQGRGRAARPPPRLGSEKDKGPKLTLSKRKLELLLAEPEKTKRKRQYVAQSEQA from the exons ATGGCTGCTCTGAGGCACAGCCGACCCCGCTGCATCCGGGCCGCGCTCAGCTCCGGCTtccagaagaggcagaggaacgCCTTCCGTCGCTTCAAG GCCAACCACAGAAAGAATCACATGGACTTAATCGAAGGTATCTGGAGAGAG TTTTTAGATCCTTACGATGGCGATTCGGACGATCCCCCCCGTCATCCCGCCTCCGGCTTCAGCGACTGTCCTCGGGGGGCCGTGAGCCGTCCGGGGTCTCCGCGCGCACTCAGGAGCGGGGGCCCCGGAGGAACCAGCTCGGAGGAGCCCCCCGCGTCGAAGCCCCCAGGCCGCCCGAGCCGGGGCCCCGCGCCCCTGGAGGCCGACGACGTGGACATGCAGCCCGCGGAGGCCGGCAGCCCCCAGGCCCGGGGGCGGGCGGCCAGGCGCTCGGGGTCCCCGGACGAGGACTGCGGGATGTGGGAGGACCGCTGGCCCCGGGCGcccggccccctcctccccgccgcgGGGCCCCCCGAGCCTGGCAGACACGCGCAGGGCCGCGGCAGAGCGGCCCGGCCACCCCCCAGGCTCGGCAGCGAGAAGGACAAGGGGCCCAAGCTCACCCTCTCCAAGAGGAAACTGGAACTTTTACTTGCGGAGCCTGAGAAAACGAAGAGAAAGAGGCAGTATGTGGCCCAGAGCGAG CAGGCATGA
- the LOC102153127 gene encoding basic proline-rich protein-like isoform X10, whose protein sequence is MDLIEGIWREFLDPYDGDSDDPPRHPASGFSDCPRGAVSRPGSPRALRSGGPGGTSSEEPPASKPPGRPSRGPAPLEADDVDMQPAEAGSPQARGRAARRSGSPDEDCGMWEDRWPRAPGPLLPAAGPPEPGRHAQGRGRAARPPPRLGSEKDKGPKLTLSKRKLELLLAEPEKTKRKRQYVAQSEQA, encoded by the exons ATGGACTTAATCGAAGGTATCTGGAGAGAG TTTTTAGATCCTTACGATGGCGATTCGGACGATCCCCCCCGTCATCCCGCCTCCGGCTTCAGCGACTGTCCTCGGGGGGCCGTGAGCCGTCCGGGGTCTCCGCGCGCACTCAGGAGCGGGGGCCCCGGAGGAACCAGCTCGGAGGAGCCCCCCGCGTCGAAGCCCCCAGGCCGCCCGAGCCGGGGCCCCGCGCCCCTGGAGGCCGACGACGTGGACATGCAGCCCGCGGAGGCCGGCAGCCCCCAGGCCCGGGGGCGGGCGGCCAGGCGCTCGGGGTCCCCGGACGAGGACTGCGGGATGTGGGAGGACCGCTGGCCCCGGGCGcccggccccctcctccccgccgcgGGGCCCCCCGAGCCTGGCAGACACGCGCAGGGCCGCGGCAGAGCGGCCCGGCCACCCCCCAGGCTCGGCAGCGAGAAGGACAAGGGGCCCAAGCTCACCCTCTCCAAGAGGAAACTGGAACTTTTACTTGCGGAGCCTGAGAAAACGAAGAGAAAGAGGCAGTATGTGGCCCAGAGCGAG CAGGCATGA
- the LOC102153127 gene encoding basic proline-rich protein-like isoform X9: protein MAALRHSRPRCIRAALSSGFQKRQRNAFRRFKANHRKNHMDLIEGIWREFLDPYDGDSDDPPRHPASGFSDCPRGAVSRPGSPRALRSGGPGGTSSEEPPASKPPGRPSRGPAPLEADDVDMQPAEAGSPQARGRAARRSGSPDEDCGMWEDRWPRAPGPLLPAAGPPEPGRHAQGRGRAARPPPRLGSEKDKGPKLTLSKRKLELLLAEPEKTKRKRQYVAQSEA, encoded by the exons ATGGCTGCTCTGAGGCACAGCCGACCCCGCTGCATCCGGGCCGCGCTCAGCTCCGGCTtccagaagaggcagaggaacgCCTTCCGTCGCTTCAAG GCCAACCACAGAAAGAATCACATGGACTTAATCGAAGGTATCTGGAGAGAG TTTTTAGATCCTTACGATGGCGATTCGGACGATCCCCCCCGTCATCCCGCCTCCGGCTTCAGCGACTGTCCTCGGGGGGCCGTGAGCCGTCCGGGGTCTCCGCGCGCACTCAGGAGCGGGGGCCCCGGAGGAACCAGCTCGGAGGAGCCCCCCGCGTCGAAGCCCCCAGGCCGCCCGAGCCGGGGCCCCGCGCCCCTGGAGGCCGACGACGTGGACATGCAGCCCGCGGAGGCCGGCAGCCCCCAGGCCCGGGGGCGGGCGGCCAGGCGCTCGGGGTCCCCGGACGAGGACTGCGGGATGTGGGAGGACCGCTGGCCCCGGGCGcccggccccctcctccccgccgcgGGGCCCCCCGAGCCTGGCAGACACGCGCAGGGCCGCGGCAGAGCGGCCCGGCCACCCCCCAGGCTCGGCAGCGAGAAGGACAAGGGGCCCAAGCTCACCCTCTCCAAGAGGAAACTGGAACTTTTACTTGCGGAGCCTGAGAAAACGAAGAGAAAGAGGCAGTATGTGGCCCAGAGCGAG GCATGA